From Erigeron canadensis isolate Cc75 chromosome 8, C_canadensis_v1, whole genome shotgun sequence, one genomic window encodes:
- the LOC122578410 gene encoding cyclin-T1-3-like → MAVSMHCHISRKEMARDVGGMVMPEAPQDLTRKWYFTKDELECHTPSRADGIDYEQEESLRKLYCSFLQELGMELKVPQVTIATALMFCHRFYMRQSHGKNDWQTVATACMFLACKAEETPQWLGELVVMAYKLIHKGDPSASRRIREIYDKQKELILIGERLLLHTIAFDLNIEHPYKSLVRALKRLNITHKELVKVAWNFVNDSLHSSLCLQHKPHYIAAGSLYLASKVKNVILATANDKAWWMEFDVAPKQLKGVIEQMKIMWEEIRSQNQIRTPKDQNIIKSQTTKVPIHSPQSSTLSGSSIVHDSKAMPSKAAGEPARPLTSNIVKKQGFEKVYDTSKETLKCQTSDTGSAVSVVEDGDSGEPVTVSDLSSICKVVLAEVVVDVNRIREKLKKRNSAETMKRKRIEDMGNEVDGEDWIERELENGIVLESSYSKKQAKT, encoded by the exons ATGGCAGTTTCAATGCATTGCCATATCTctagaaaggaaatggcaagaGATGTAGGTGGGATGGTAATGCCTGAAGCACCTCAGGATCTTACTCGTAAGTGGTATTTCACCAAAGATGAACTAGAGTGCCATACTCCATCAAGGGCTGATGGCATTGACTACGAGCAGGAGGAAAGTCTGCGAAAACTATACTGCTCTTTCCTGCAAGAGCTTGGAATGGAGCTTAAAGT ACCCCAGGTAACAATAGCAACAGCACTAATGTTCTGCCACCGATTTTACATGCGGCAGTCCCATGGGAAGAATGACTGGCAG ACAGTTGCTACTGCATGCATGTTTCTTGCTTGCAAAGCTGAAGAAACACCACAATGGCTAGGTGAACTTGTTGTGATGGCTTATAAGTTAATACACAAGGGGGATCCTTCAGCTTCGCGGAGAATTCGG GAGATATATGATAAGCAAAAGGAACTAATTTTAATTGGGGAAAGGCTTCTATTGCATACTATTGCGTTTGATCTGAATATTGAACATCCTTACAAGTCACTTGTTCGTGCCCTTAAGAGACTGAATATTACACACAAAGAGCTTGTAAAAGTAGCGTGGAACTTTGTGAATGACTC GCTCCATAGCTCATTGTGCTTGCAGCACAAACCACATTATATTGCTGCCGGCTCACTGTATCTTGCTTCTAAAGTAAAGAATGTAATATTGGCAACAGCAAATGATAAAGCTTGGTGGATGGAGTTTGATGTTGCACCCAAGCAGTTGAAAG GTGTCATCGAACAGATGAAGATTATGTGGGAAGAGATTCGAAGTCAGAATCAAATCCGAAcaccaaaagatcaaaacattataaaatCTCAAACCACCAAAGTGCCAATTCATAGTCCACAATCCTCCACTCTGAGTGGCTCCAGTATCGTTCATGATTCTAAAGCAATGCCTTCCAAGGCTGCTGGTGAACCTGCAAGACCCCTAACGTCTAATATTGTAAAGAAACAGGGCTTTGAAAAAGTCTATGATACTTCCAAAGAAACATTAAAATGCCAAACCAGTGATACCGGGAGTGCAGTTAGCGTTGTCGAAGATGGTGATAGCGGTGAACCTGTTACTGTGTCTGATCTAAGTTCAATTTGCAAGGTAGTTCTGGCGGAGGTTGTAGTTGATGTAAATCGAATTAGAGAAAAGCTTAAGAAAAGGAATTCTGCAGAAACTATGAAAAGAAAGCGTATTGAAGACATGGGCAATGAAGTTGACGGTGAAGACTGGATAGAGAGAGAATTGGAGAATGGCATAGTGTTGGAATCTTCTTATTCTAAAAAGCAAGCGAAGACCTGA
- the LOC122579949 gene encoding alcohol acyltransferase 9 has product MQRSWDDELPDCCYEEKQPSLIKPSSPTPNHKLYLSNLDDQKFLRFSIKYLYLFQKSVPIHLLKLSLSKVLVDYYPLAGRLRPLLLLKSSSNIEDGLSDVDNDDNNKLQVDCNGEGAVFAEAYMDMTAQEFLEISNKPNKSWRKLLFRVDIRTFVDTPPLVVQVTKLSCGGMILCTAINHCLCDGIGTSQFLHAWAHLTSKSTDNVPIIPFHSRHVFKLRSPTSHLPSIHPAFVKNVTNNPNIVDGLSLNQYLQSQPLVPASLTYTASNILHLKSKFVPSLKCTTFEVLASHTWRSWVKSLDLAPSLEVKLLFSMNIRNKVIPEIPKGYYANGFVLACAKTKVKDLVNGNLYPVVKLIQEAKSNINDDSISGIVELLEDKNIKTDLTRSLVISQWSRFELENLDFGEGMPLHMGPLTSDIYCLFLPVIGDSKAIRVLVSLPKSVVGRFEYYMNNFLDSNNVVAH; this is encoded by the exons ATGCAAAGATCATGGGATGATGAACTCCCAGATTGTTGCTATGAAGAGAAGCAGCCAAGCTTGATCAAACCAAGTAGCCCCACTCCAAATCACAAGCTTTATCTCTCCAATCTTGATGATCAAAAGTTCCTTAGATTCtcaatcaaatatctttatctttttcaaaagtCTGTCCCTATTCATCTCCTCAAACTTTCTCTTTCCAAGGTTCTTGTTGATTACTATCCATTAGCAGGCAGATTAAGACCACTACTACTACTTAAATCATCATCTAATATTGAAGACGGTCTTAGTGACGTCgacaatgatgataataataaacttCAAGTTGATTGTAATGGTGAGGGTGCTGTTTTTGCTGAAGCATACATGGATATGACTGCTCAAGAGTTCCTTGAGATTTCTAACAAACCAAACAAGTCATGGAGGAAGCTGCTTTTTAGGGTGGATATCCGCACTTTTGTCGATACTCCTCCTCTTGTTGTTCAA gtGACAAAACTTAGCTGCGGAGGAATGATTTTGTGCACGGCCATCAACCATTGTTTATGTGATGGCATAGGAACATCTCAATTCCTACATGCTTGGGCTCATCTTACCTCCAAATCAACCGATAATGTGCCAATAATCCCGTTCCATTCTCGCCATGTGTTCAAGCTACGATCCCCTACTTCACATTTGCCTTCAATCCATCCTGCATTTGTCAAAAATGTCACTAATAATCCTAACATCGTGGACGGTTTATCACTTAATCAGTATCTACAGTCTCAACCTCTAGTTCCAGCATCGCTGACCTACACCGCGTCTAATATACTTCACCTCAAAAGCAAATTTGTGCCTTCATTAAAATGTACCACTTTTGAGGTCTTAGCGTCTCATACTTGGCGTTCATGGGTTAAATCACTAGATCTTGCACCATCACTCGAGGTGAAGCTCCTATTTTCCATGAACATTCGGAACAAAGTGATCCCGGAAATTCCAAAAGGATATTATGCCAATGGATTTGTATTGGCATGTGCAAAGACTAAAGTGAAAGACTTGGTAAATGGAAATTTGTACCCTGTAGTGAAGCTAATTCAAGAAGCCAAGTCAAATATCAATGATGATAGCATAAGTGGGATAGTAGAGTTATTGGAggacaaaaatataaaaaccgATCTCACTAGAAGTTTAGTTATATCACAATGGTCTAGATTTGAGTTGGAGAACTTGGATTTTGGAGAAGGAATGCCTTTGCATATGGGTCCTCTAACTAGTGACATATATTGTCTATTTTTACCCGTTATAGGCGATTCTAAAGCCATCCGAGTGCTTGTGTCATTGCCCAAGAGTGTCGTTGGCAGATTTGAGTATTACATGAATAATTTTCTCGATTCAAATAATGTAGTGGCACACTGA